Genomic DNA from Polyodon spathula isolate WHYD16114869_AA chromosome 8, ASM1765450v1, whole genome shotgun sequence:
GACTCGACCGCTTCTTGGATTTCTGTAGTAAGAACTCCACAGTGTCCTGCGGACGTGACTAATTGAGCGCTGAAACAGTACGTGCTGTGTAGCTAAACTGGAACGACAAACGCTAAACTTCTGCAacagtggaataaaaaaaaacagagcatttTCGTtgcatgtaatgttttaaaatagaaagccAGTGAGGAGGACGGTTTTTGAAAACAATCCTGTCTAGAACTTAAGTTTCAGAAGAAATTAAATCTGTTCAAAAGCTGGAAGAAAATTTAACCAAACCACATTTGAACCACAAGTTATTTATAGGTATTGTTTGCCAAACCTCCTACAGTAATCAAAACGGGGATACTGATCAATCACTTACTATTACTAATTTCTCCTGGTTAAAATATAGAAATCGAATAATCAGATTGAATCAATGATGGACCCCCGCCAGCCCCTAGTTACGCCTCTACGTTTTGTTCATATTTAGTTGCCTAGTGTTCTGTGCAGGTGAACAATGGACAAGCCCAGTTTCAAGTGGCAGCACCACCTCCCCCAGCAGCAGCTACTGCAGAAGCAGGTTGAGTCGGCGATGCCCAGGAACCTTGCTTACATCTCGGGGCAGTTCCAGCACTCGCGGCTGGCAGAGGGATTCGGGTGCGATGCCATGAGTGGTGAGCCGGGGAAGGTCAAGATTCGCCCCCCACCACCCCGGCAGCAGGATGTGAATAAGGAGCCTGCCTCGCGAGGACCCTCGTGCGAGCCCCAGCCACGGCCCATCATCCGTCGACGGGCATGCTCGCTGCCCTGCTCCCTCAAGAGAAAGAGAGGCCCTTCCAGGGAGGGCCGGAGCCAGAGGGTGCGCTTTGTGGATTCCCTAGGTCTGGATCTGGCAGAGGTGAAGGTGTTCAGAGCCGGGGACGACCCCGTGGTGCCCCTGCATGTCCTCACCAGGCTCATACTGAGCTCAGAGCTGGCTTCGAGCAGGGACATGGTGATCCCCATTCCCTACCTGGAGCCGGACTTCCCCCTGGAGCAAGGCAAGCGAGAGGATTTCCTGGAGCGCCTGGCCCGGCAGAGGGTTTGCCTGGGGAGGGTCTCGTGCTCGGAGCTGGGGATCACAGGCCTTGCGTGGGTCCAGAACCTCTCCTTCAGGAAGGAGGTCAGTGTCAGGTACTCCTTCACGGCCTGGAAGAGCAGCTCCGACACCAAGGCCTGCTGGGACTCCAGCGAGGGCGGGGAGGGGGCAGCAGAGAGAGGGCCCGCCTGGGACGTGTTCCGGTTCTGTCTGCCTGTGCCCCCTTTCATCCTGCAGCCCGGAGCCTCCCTGGAGTTCGCTATCCGTTACCGGGTCTTGGGGGCTGAGTTCTGGGACAACAACAGCGGCCGCAACTACAGCCTGACCTGCCACAGCTACAAGCTGACCGTCCCTAAAGAGTGTGAAGACAGCTGGATACACTTCATCTGAGCCCCTCCtcggagagagctgaggaagatGGAGCAGCCTGCACACACCGGCATCGCCTCAGTTCTCTTTACTAGAGCTGATCATAAGAGAACACTTTGAAGCAGTGTGCAGTAGTCAcctgttttgtttcaattttaaatactgCCCTGCTTCGCTTccacctgcttttaaaaagtgccaaGTATCGAATCATACAACGCCTGTGATGAAGACAGCAGGTGGCATGTTATGGACTGTTAACATTAAGAAGCTGGAGGTGTTACAGTTTGTTGTTATTCATTACAGCTACAATGGTATAAGGATAGAGGAGCCATCATTTGAATTTAATCCTAGGGGTTAGATGCATATCATAGATGTGTACTAATCTGCTGAGTGCTGTTCCTGCTTGTGGTGCCAGTTTGATGTCTGTAGCCAAGGTGTTATTAATGCGCTGTAACCAAACCACCTGTCAACAGATTGTTTCAGTAACTTCTCATTTCAAATGACTACATTCGTGTACTAAAGGGTGATAAAGTATAGCAATGTTCACTCTGAGATGATTACCGTAAGAGGGAATCTTTTAGACCAGGTGGCCCAACGTCC
This window encodes:
- the LOC121319406 gene encoding protein phosphatase 1 regulatory subunit 3D-like, which encodes MDKPSFKWQHHLPQQQLLQKQVESAMPRNLAYISGQFQHSRLAEGFGCDAMSGEPGKVKIRPPPPRQQDVNKEPASRGPSCEPQPRPIIRRRACSLPCSLKRKRGPSREGRSQRVRFVDSLGLDLAEVKVFRAGDDPVVPLHVLTRLILSSELASSRDMVIPIPYLEPDFPLEQGKREDFLERLARQRVCLGRVSCSELGITGLAWVQNLSFRKEVSVRYSFTAWKSSSDTKACWDSSEGGEGAAERGPAWDVFRFCLPVPPFILQPGASLEFAIRYRVLGAEFWDNNSGRNYSLTCHSYKLTVPKECEDSWIHFI